In a single window of the Chondrocystis sp. NIES-4102 genome:
- a CDS encoding 2Fe-2S ferredoxin codes for MSNTYTVEINHQGQTHTIQVPPSQSILNAALDAGIDLPFSCSAGVCTTCAAQILSGEVEQSDGMGVSPELQAEGYALLCVAYPRSDIKLESDKEEIVYQRQFGKQ; via the coding sequence ATGTCTAACACCTATACTGTTGAAATAAATCACCAAGGTCAAACCCATACTATTCAAGTTCCCCCATCACAAAGTATTTTAAACGCTGCTCTCGATGCAGGTATCGATTTACCTTTTTCCTGTAGTGCAGGAGTTTGTACCACTTGTGCTGCTCAAATACTTTCAGGGGAGGTAGAACAAAGTGATGGTATGGGTGTTTCACCAGAATTACAAGCAGAGGGATATGCTTTGTTGTGTGTGGCATATCCTCGTTCTGATATTAAGCTAGAGTCGGATAAGGAAGAAATTGTTTATCAAAGACAATTTGGTAAGCAGTAA
- a CDS encoding DNA replication and repair protein RecF has protein sequence MYLKRLHLHSFRNYRDRSIEFTARKTILVGNNAQGKSNLLEAIELLATLKSHRTSRDRELVLETADLGQIVATVERAYGVSELSITLRKQGRRTVAINQESLRRQLDFLGILNAVQFSSLDLDLVRGAPDSRRNWIDGLLIQLEPIYASILQQYNQVLRQRNALLKQIRTQPQQSLDEDANTIQDYEPQLKLWDEQLAAAGSRITRRRARVIARLSPIAQYWHKRISGDEHLEINYLPNVEWTEDEASKVQQAFLNKIEQRRIAEQFQGKSVVGIHRDEIEFTINKTPARYYGSQGQQRTLVLALKLAELKLIEEIVGEPPLLLLDDVLAELDPNRQKQLLEVIGDRFQTIITTTHIDSFNHDWTQNSQILGVEAGKIQEIFVNS, from the coding sequence ATGTATTTAAAAAGGCTACATTTGCATTCATTTCGCAATTATCGCGATCGCTCGATAGAATTTACAGCCAGAAAAACTATCTTAGTAGGCAATAATGCCCAAGGAAAATCAAATTTATTAGAAGCGATAGAATTACTAGCAACCCTTAAAAGCCATCGTACCAGTCGCGATCGCGAATTAGTCTTAGAAACTGCTGATCTTGGTCAAATTGTAGCCACCGTAGAACGCGCTTATGGGGTAAGTGAACTTAGTATTACCTTGCGTAAACAGGGAAGACGAACCGTTGCCATTAATCAAGAATCTCTTCGTCGTCAGTTAGATTTTTTAGGCATACTTAATGCAGTTCAATTTTCCAGTCTCGATTTAGATTTAGTTCGAGGTGCGCCAGATTCTCGCCGTAATTGGATTGATGGGTTATTAATACAATTAGAACCGATATATGCCAGCATTCTACAACAATATAATCAAGTGCTGCGTCAGCGTAATGCCCTATTAAAACAAATACGTACCCAGCCACAGCAATCATTAGATGAAGATGCCAATACTATTCAAGACTACGAACCCCAATTAAAACTATGGGATGAACAACTTGCAGCAGCAGGTTCTAGGATAACTCGACGACGTGCGAGGGTAATTGCTAGGTTATCGCCTATCGCGCAATATTGGCACAAGCGGATCAGTGGGGATGAACATTTAGAAATTAATTATTTGCCTAACGTCGAATGGACAGAAGACGAAGCAAGCAAAGTCCAACAAGCTTTTTTAAATAAAATAGAACAGCGTCGTATTGCCGAACAATTCCAAGGAAAAAGTGTAGTAGGCATACACCGAGATGAAATTGAATTTACTATTAATAAAACCCCTGCACGTTATTATGGTTCTCAAGGACAACAACGCACTTTAGTATTAGCCTTAAAGCTAGCTGAATTAAAACTAATCGAAGAGATAGTAGGAGAACCGCCTCTATTACTGTTAGACGATGTTTTGGCAGAATTAGATCCCAACCGTCAAAAACAACTTTTAGAAGTCATAGGCGATCGCTTTCAAACTATTATTACCACCACCCACATAGACTCTTTTAACCATGATTGGACACAAAATTCACAGATATTAGGAGTTGAAGCTGGCAAAATTCAGGAAATTTTCGTAAATTCTTAA
- a CDS encoding CHP701-containing protein, translating into MAYYWFKAFHLIGVVVWFAGLFYLVRLFVYHAEAEQEPEPARSILKKQYELMEKRLYSIITTPGMLVTVAMAIGLISTEPEILKSSWLHIKLAFVLLLIGYHHFCKRIMKKLAAGECQWTGQQFRALNEAPTILLVLIVLLAVFKNNLPLDITTWLVVALVIAMVASIQLYAKKRRQDKEKLAQSQQQPEFASSVGE; encoded by the coding sequence ATGGCTTATTATTGGTTTAAAGCATTTCACTTAATTGGTGTGGTGGTTTGGTTTGCTGGCTTATTTTATCTGGTGCGTTTATTTGTTTATCATGCGGAGGCGGAACAAGAACCTGAACCAGCGCGCAGCATTCTTAAAAAGCAGTATGAGTTGATGGAAAAACGCCTCTACAGTATTATCACTACGCCAGGAATGTTGGTTACTGTGGCGATGGCAATAGGTTTAATTTCCACTGAACCAGAAATCTTAAAATCTAGTTGGCTGCATATTAAATTAGCCTTTGTGCTGCTTTTGATAGGGTATCATCATTTTTGTAAAAGAATTATGAAAAAACTGGCTGCGGGGGAATGTCAATGGACAGGACAGCAGTTTAGAGCCTTAAATGAAGCACCAACAATTTTATTAGTACTGATAGTTTTACTCGCAGTATTTAAAAATAATTTACCTTTGGATATAACTACTTGGTTGGTTGTAGCGTTAGTAATTGCAATGGTTGCTAGTATCCAGCTATATGCTAAAAAACGCCGTCAGGATAAAGAAAAGTTAGCCCAAAGTCAACAACAACCAGAATTTGCTTCCTCAGTGGGGGAATAG
- the psaK gene encoding photosystem I reaction center subunit X, with protein MNYLTLLAAASVPHTVSWSPKVAIVMIICNIVAIVIGRFTIQHKNVGPSLPASGLFGGMGLPALLGTTSLGHLLGVGVILGLANTGVF; from the coding sequence TTGAATTATTTGACTTTACTTGCAGCAGCATCAGTACCCCATACCGTTTCTTGGAGTCCTAAAGTAGCAATAGTTATGATCATTTGTAACATTGTAGCGATCGTTATTGGTAGATTTACTATCCAACATAAGAATGTAGGGCCCAGTTTACCAGCTTCTGGTTTGTTTGGAGGTATGGGGCTTCCTGCTCTTTTAGGCACAACTAGCTTAGGTCATCTTTTAGGAGTTGGCGTTATCTTAGGACTAGCTAATACTGGTGTATTTTAG
- a CDS encoding histidine kinase translates to MLQAEEKILSLLSQRKMKELRLHLSFSSLKIYIYIILAGLSSLLAFLLFQKSLPINKQQTKEYYQALQTAKLEVFNLEKDLIKFQYFPIQFTEILSLQLIKTQTAFNKLTDIPDFYSPVQQNILNNKLETQLLLLTSKSTVVEQIQNAHAQLEVACQAIFTLNKELANNPSILSDNLVVNSQLFSLVEELLTEAVVTCQTANQTLSPSFKNKITKLELLLQLKSTDNINKNLFAFDSLINYLKTITNQKQILQDLFKEIQLSELEDKLTILEIEYLEQYQAASVQVNKYRLISALLIFIIIIVIAYKIINNLARTNRSIVKVLEGFTQELESKVEQRTAQLETSIQNTEAALAQAQNANKAKSRFLANMSHELRTPLNAILGFTQLMSRDSTIGKEQQENLQIINRSGEHLLRLINDILEMSKIEVGQITLNESKFDLYAMLKSLEEMLRLKARAKNLNLIFNIDDNVPNYIYTDEGKLRQIIINLLGNALKFTEQGSITLTVKLQKNSHPIKDKLYFIFTDIYSLFFAVEDTGPGIEPEEMQLLFCPFEQTKIGRISNEGTGLGLSICQKFVDLMGGELTVESKVGKGSIFSFNILVKIQDLAIADNDKEAELLNRKIISIAPGQKEYRILAVDDVPASRLLLKKLLSEIGFIVKEAGNGMEAVQVWQEWHPDLIFMDMRMPVMDGYEATKQIKSQPQGDKTIIIALTASAFEEERVIILAAGCDDFMRKPFYQTELLEKIAHYLNINYLYQESVEPLATKQLYQAELIPENLAVMSLEWRSQLYEAAAKVDNQEILQLLAEIPSEYQSLAQGLEDLVEQFRCDKIIDLTQAVK, encoded by the coding sequence TTGCTACAAGCCGAGGAAAAGATTTTGAGTTTGCTTTCTCAAAGAAAGATGAAGGAATTAAGGTTGCACTTATCCTTTAGTTCGCTAAAAATATATATTTATATTATTCTTGCTGGTTTAAGTAGTTTATTAGCTTTCCTTTTATTCCAAAAAAGCTTACCTATAAACAAGCAGCAAACAAAAGAATATTATCAGGCATTACAAACAGCAAAGTTAGAAGTATTTAATTTAGAAAAAGATTTAATTAAATTTCAATATTTTCCTATTCAATTTACCGAAATTCTGAGTTTACAGTTAATTAAAACTCAAACTGCTTTTAATAAGTTAACAGACATACCCGATTTTTATTCTCCAGTTCAACAAAATATTTTAAATAATAAATTAGAAACACAGCTATTATTATTAACATCTAAATCAACGGTTGTCGAGCAGATTCAAAACGCCCACGCTCAGTTAGAAGTCGCTTGTCAAGCTATTTTTACCCTCAATAAAGAATTAGCTAATAATCCTAGTATTTTGAGCGATAATTTAGTTGTCAATAGTCAATTATTTTCTCTAGTTGAAGAGTTATTAACTGAGGCTGTTGTGACTTGTCAAACGGCAAATCAAACCTTATCTCCAAGCTTTAAAAACAAAATTACTAAGTTAGAATTATTGCTCCAGCTAAAATCAACAGATAATATCAATAAAAATTTATTTGCTTTTGATAGCTTAATTAATTATCTCAAAACTATAACTAACCAAAAACAAATATTACAAGATTTATTTAAAGAAATACAATTAAGTGAACTAGAAGATAAATTAACAATTCTGGAAATAGAATATCTTGAACAATATCAAGCAGCTTCGGTACAAGTTAATAAATATAGACTTATCAGTGCCTTATTAATATTTATAATAATAATTGTTATAGCTTATAAAATAATCAATAATTTAGCTAGAACTAATCGTAGTATAGTTAAAGTTTTAGAAGGTTTCACACAAGAATTAGAAAGCAAAGTAGAACAAAGAACTGCACAATTAGAAACAAGTATTCAAAATACAGAAGCAGCATTAGCACAAGCTCAAAATGCCAATAAAGCTAAAAGTAGATTTCTGGCAAACATGAGTCATGAATTGCGGACTCCCTTAAACGCAATCTTAGGATTTACTCAATTAATGTCTCGTGATAGTACTATAGGTAAAGAGCAGCAAGAAAATTTACAAATTATTAATCGTAGTGGCGAACATCTCTTAAGACTGATAAATGACATCTTGGAAATGTCCAAAATAGAAGTAGGTCAAATAACTTTAAATGAAAGCAAGTTTGATCTTTATGCAATGCTCAAAAGTTTAGAGGAAATGTTACGTTTAAAAGCTAGAGCCAAGAATTTAAATTTAATTTTTAATATAGATGATAACGTTCCTAATTATATTTATACTGACGAAGGCAAACTACGTCAAATTATTATTAATTTACTAGGAAATGCTCTAAAATTTACAGAACAAGGTTCGATTACCTTAACAGTTAAACTTCAAAAAAATAGTCACCCAATTAAAGATAAACTGTATTTTATTTTTACAGATATCTATTCACTTTTTTTTGCCGTTGAAGATACTGGCCCAGGTATTGAACCAGAAGAAATGCAATTATTATTTTGCCCCTTTGAACAGACAAAAATAGGTCGTATTTCTAATGAAGGAACAGGCTTAGGTTTATCTATTTGTCAGAAATTTGTAGATTTAATGGGCGGAGAATTAACAGTTGAAAGTAAAGTGGGTAAAGGCAGTATTTTCTCCTTTAATATTTTAGTTAAAATTCAAGATCTGGCAATTGCCGACAATGATAAAGAAGCAGAATTGTTAAATCGGAAAATTATTAGTATAGCCCCAGGGCAGAAGGAATATCGTATATTAGCAGTGGATGATGTGCCAGCTAGTCGTTTACTATTGAAAAAACTATTATCAGAAATTGGTTTTATTGTTAAGGAAGCAGGAAATGGTATGGAGGCAGTACAAGTATGGCAAGAATGGCATCCTGATTTAATATTCATGGATATGAGAATGCCTGTGATGGATGGGTATGAAGCAACAAAGCAAATTAAATCTCAGCCTCAAGGAGATAAGACTATCATCATAGCTTTAACAGCTAGTGCATTTGAAGAAGAAAGAGTCATAATTTTAGCTGCTGGTTGTGATGATTTTATGCGTAAGCCATTTTATCAAACCGAATTACTAGAAAAAATTGCCCATTACCTAAACATTAATTATCTTTACCAAGAGTCTGTAGAGCCTTTAGCAACTAAACAATTATATCAAGCAGAATTAATACCAGAAAACTTAGCGGTTATGTCTTTAGAATGGCGATCGCAATTATACGAAGCAGCAGCTAAAGTAGATAATCAGGAAATATTACAACTTTTAGCCGAAATACCTAGTGAATATCAGTCTTTAGCACAAGGACTTGAAGACTTGGTAGAACAATTTCGTTGCGATAAAATTATTGACCTAACTCAAGCTGTTAAATAA